In a genomic window of Phyllostomus discolor isolate MPI-MPIP mPhyDis1 chromosome 5, mPhyDis1.pri.v3, whole genome shotgun sequence:
- the FAM110D gene encoding protein FAM110D translates to MLLASPSTPSRARTPSAVERLEADKAKYVKTHQVIVRRQEPALRGGPGPLTPHPCNELGAPASPRTPRPARRGSGRRLPRPDSLIFYRQKRDCKASVNKENAKGQGLVRRLFLGTSRDAASNSLGPTERPTAPGGWAEPQGAPEEVGKPALCPTCSLPLSEKERFFNYCGLERALVEVLGAERFSPQSWGTDTSPQPGTPQPPGSRDASDWTSSDGGAENSDRVGGGRGGEGSEAAGSARDERPPVSVVERNARVIQWLYGCQRARGPPRESEV, encoded by the coding sequence ATGctcctggcctctccctccaccccatccaGAGCACGGACGCCCAGCGCGGTGGAGAGGCTGGAGGCTGACAAAGCCAAGTATGTCAAGACGCACCAGGTGATAGTGCGACGccaggagccagccctgcgcGGGGGTCCAGGGCCGCTCACGCCACACCCCTGCAATGAGCTGGGGGCCCCTGCATCACCCAGGACTCCCAGGCCCGCCCGCAGGGGGAGCGGCAGGCGGCTGCCAAGGCCGGACTCCCTCATCTTCTACCGCCAGAAGCGGGACTGCAAGGCTTCCGTGAACAAAGAGAACGCCAAGGGTCAGGGGCTGGTGCGGCGCCTCTTTCTGGGCACCTCCCGAGATGCCGCTTCCAACAGCCTAGGCCCTACCGAGCGACCTACAGCTCCTGGGGGTTGGGCAGAGCCCCAAGGTGCCCCAGAAGAGGTGGGAAAGCCGGCGCTGTGCCCCACGTGCTCCTTGCCCTTGTCGGAAAAGGAGCGCTTCTTCAACTACTGCGGCCTGGAACGCGCGCTGGTGGAGGTGCTAGGCGCCGAGCGCTTCTCTCCGCAGAGCTGGGGCACTGACACCAGCCCCCAGCCCGGAACGCCACAGCCACCAGGCTCCAGGGATGCCAGCGACTGGACGTCCAGCGATGGGGGCGCTGAAAACTCGGATCGTGTAGGCGGAGGCCGAGGCGGCGAAGGCTCGGAGGCTGCAGGCTCAGCGCGGGACGAGCGCCCCCCGGTGTCCGTGGTGGAGCGCAACGCGCGCGTCATCCAGTGGTTGTACGGCTGCCAGCGCGCCCGTGGCCCGCCGCGCGAGTCTGAGGTGTGA
- the CNKSR1 gene encoding connector enhancer of kinase suppressor of ras 1 isoform X3 translates to MADSVPHLASHVGPGMPVAPPSTQPGPSPALGSGSGNSCARGTERVPIPSGGLCHGASRDLDPREGGSLAKRYLFSHLNDFSTCQEIGELCRKLGQALQEDCPAAEKESQVLRICSHVTGICHNILSCSPQELLEQKAVLERVQLDNPSGLEIHTTGNCLHFVSRVGTQVRSNFRLQILPGDEIVQVNEQVVVGWPHKNVVRELFREPAGVSLVLKKVPVPETPPKTPPQTPGSPELRVPSPALGPLSPGAPSEDVFDFNLASNLSPGLSPASIDSVSLDPEPLLSAPAPPATVPAGVAEARGPPENKSPDPGRKKSKGVATRLSRRRVSCRELGLPDCDGWLLLRKVPSGFMGPRWRRCWFVLKRHTLYWYRQPQDEKAEGLINVSNYSLESGHDQKKKYVFQLTHDVYKPFIFAADTLTDLSMWVRHLITCISKYQSPGRASLPREEDCYSETEAEDPDDEVGSLSSSPGAAQAAGPLHGDMSPAASPAQGSPQTSFGLPADNSDRALEGMVRGLRQGGLSLLGQPQPFTHEQWRSSFMRRNRDPQLNERVHRVRTLQSTLKAKLQELQALEEVLGDPELTGEKFRRWKEQNQELYSESLGAWGAVQAESSSQVLTSDSREQSSHPLTSDPEEHSHLSALTSESNLQPPDL, encoded by the exons ATGGCTGACTCAGTGCCTCACCTGGCCAGCCACGTGGGCCCAGGTATGCCGGTGGCTCCGCCCAGTAcccagcccggcccctccccagccctgggctccgggAGCGGAAATTCCTGCGCTCGCGGGACAGAGCGAGTGCCCATCCCATCCGGCGGACTCTGCCATGGAGCCAGTAGAGACCTGGACCCCCGGGAAGGTGGCAGCCTGGCTAAGAG GTACCTCTTCTCCCACTTAAATGACTTCTCGACCTGCCAAGAGATTGGGGAGTTGTGCAGGAAGCTGGGCCAGGCCTTGCAGGAG GACTGTCCAGCAGCTGAGAAGGAGAGCCAAGTCCTGAGGATT TGCAGCCACGTGACTGGGATCTGCCACAACATCCTGAGCTGCAGCCCCCAGGAACTGCTGGAGCAGAAGGCCGTGCTAGAGCGTGTACAGCTGGACAATCCTTCG ggccTGGAAATCCACACCACCGGCAACTGCCTGCACTTCGTGTCCCGAGTGGGCACCCAG GTCCGCTCCAACTTCCGGCTGCAGATCCTGCCTGGAGATGAGATTGTCCAGGTCAACGAGCAGGTGGTG GTGGGCTGGCCCCATAAGAACGTGGTGAGGGAGCTGTTCCGGGAGCCAGCCGGGGTCAGCCTGGTGCTGAAGAAGGTCCCAGTGCCCGAGACACCCCCAAAG ACTCCTCCTCAGACCCCGGGCTCCCCAGAGCTGAGGGTCCCATCACCGGCTCTGGGCCCACTGTCTCCCGG GGCCCCATCCGAAGACGTCTTTGACTTCAACCTGGCTTCAAACCTGAGTCCTGGGCTCAGCCCTGCCTCAATAG ACTCTGTCTCCCTTGACCCTGAGCCCCTGCTCAgtgcccctgcacccccagccacAGTCCCAGCAGGGGTAGCAGAGGCTCGTGGACCCCCAGAAAACAAG AGTCCTGACCCTGGTCGCAAGAAATCAAAAG GCGTGGCGACGCGGCTGAGCCGCCGGCGGGTGTCATGCCGGGAGCTGGGCCTGCCCGACTGTGACGGCTGGCTCCTGCTGCGCAAGGTGCCCAGTGGCTTCATGGGTCCTCGCTGGCGCCGCTGCTGGTTCGTGCTCAAGAGACACACACTCTACTGGTACCGCCAGCCCCAG GACGAGAAGGCTGAGGGCCTCATCAATGTCTCCAACTACAGTCTGGAAAGTGGGCATgaccagaagaaaaaata TGTGTTCCAGCTCACTCATGATGTGTACAAACCCTTCATCTTCGCTGCTGATACCCTGACAGATCTGAGCAT GTGGGTGCGCCATCTCATAACCTGCATTTCCAAGTACCAGTCTCCGGGCCGGGCCTCCCTACCCCGAGAGGAAG ACTGCTACAGTGAGACGGAAGCAGAAGACCCCGATGATGAGGTTGGGTCCCTCTCATCCTCG CCCGGCGCTGCCCAAGCTGCGGGTCCACTCCATGGAGACATGTCACCTGCAGCCTCCCCTGCACAGGGCAGCCCGCAGACCTCCTTTGGCCTTCCGGCAG ACAACAGTGACAGGGCATTGGAAGGAATGGTACGGGGACTGAGGCAGGGTGGTCTGTCCCTCCTGGGCCAGCCACAGCCCTTCACTCATGAACAATGGCGGAGCTCTTTCATGCGGCGCAACCGCGACCCCCAGCTCAATGAGCGAGTGCACCGTGTGAGGACACTACAGAGCACCCTCAAG GCAAAGCTGCAAGAACTGCAGGCCCTGGAGGAAGTGCTAGGCGACCCCGAGCTGACTGGAGAGAAGTTCCGACGGTGGAAAGAGCAGAACCAGGAGCTCTACTCAGAGAgtctgggggcctggggagcagTGCAGGCTGAGAGCAGCTCCCAAGTCCTGACCTCTGACTCCAGAGAACAGTCTTCTCAccccctgacctctgaccctgaAGAGCACTCCCATCTCAGCGCCCTGACCTCAGAGAGCAACCTCCAACCTCCTGATCTCTGA
- the CNKSR1 gene encoding connector enhancer of kinase suppressor of ras 1 isoform X2, which produces MEPVETWTPGKVAAWLRGLDDSLQDYCFEDWQLPGKYLLQLCPRSLEALTVWPLGHQELILEGVEQLRALSSGLQTENLQSLTEGLLEGTRVFQSLVKGRLEGCDEPPTDVLSAAVDLVREARALLFWLNRYLFSHLNDFSTCQEIGELCRKLGQALQEDCPAAEKESQVLRICSHVTGICHNILSCSPQELLEQKAVLERVQLDNPSGLEIHTTGNCLHFVSRVGTQVGWPHKNVVRELFREPAGVSLVLKKVPVPETPPKTPPQTPGSPELRVPSPALGPLSPGAPSEDVFDFNLASNLSPGLSPASIDSVSLDPEPLLSAPAPPATVPAGVAEARGPPENKSPDPGRKKSKGVATRLSRRRVSCRELGLPDCDGWLLLRKVPSGFMGPRWRRCWFVLKRHTLYWYRQPQDEKAEGLINVSNYSLESGHDQKKKYVFQLTHDVYKPFIFAADTLTDLSMWVRHLITCISKYQSPGRASLPREEDCYSETEAEDPDDEVGSLSSSPGAAQAAGPLHGDMSPAASPAQGSPQTSFGLPADNSDRALEGMVRGLRQGGLSLLGQPQPFTHEQWRSSFMRRNRDPQLNERVHRVRTLQSTLKAKLQELQALEEVLGDPELTGEKFRRWKEQNQELYSESLGAWGAVQAESSSQVLTSDSREQSSHPLTSDPEEHSHLSALTSESNLQPPDL; this is translated from the exons ATGGAGCCAGTAGAGACCTGGACCCCCGGGAAGGTGGCAGCCTGGCTAAGAG GCCTCGATGATTCCCTGCAGGACTATTGCTTTGAGGACTGGCAGCTGCCTGGCAAGTATCTGCTCCAGCTCTGCCCCCGTAGTCTGGAGGCTCTGACCGTGTGGCCTCTGGGCCACCAGGAGCTCATCCTGGAAGGGGTGGAACAGCTCCGAGCCCTG AGCTCTGGGCTCCAGACAGAGAACCTGCAGAGCCTGACCgaggggctgctggaggggaCCCGTGTCTTCCAGAGCTTAGTAAAAGGCCGCTTGGAGGGCTGTGACGAACCCCCCACTGATGTCCTCAGTGCGGCTGTGGATCTGGTGCGTGAGGCCCGTGCCCTTCTCTTCTGGCTCAACAG GTACCTCTTCTCCCACTTAAATGACTTCTCGACCTGCCAAGAGATTGGGGAGTTGTGCAGGAAGCTGGGCCAGGCCTTGCAGGAG GACTGTCCAGCAGCTGAGAAGGAGAGCCAAGTCCTGAGGATT TGCAGCCACGTGACTGGGATCTGCCACAACATCCTGAGCTGCAGCCCCCAGGAACTGCTGGAGCAGAAGGCCGTGCTAGAGCGTGTACAGCTGGACAATCCTTCG ggccTGGAAATCCACACCACCGGCAACTGCCTGCACTTCGTGTCCCGAGTGGGCACCCAG GTGGGCTGGCCCCATAAGAACGTGGTGAGGGAGCTGTTCCGGGAGCCAGCCGGGGTCAGCCTGGTGCTGAAGAAGGTCCCAGTGCCCGAGACACCCCCAAAG ACTCCTCCTCAGACCCCGGGCTCCCCAGAGCTGAGGGTCCCATCACCGGCTCTGGGCCCACTGTCTCCCGG GGCCCCATCCGAAGACGTCTTTGACTTCAACCTGGCTTCAAACCTGAGTCCTGGGCTCAGCCCTGCCTCAATAG ACTCTGTCTCCCTTGACCCTGAGCCCCTGCTCAgtgcccctgcacccccagccacAGTCCCAGCAGGGGTAGCAGAGGCTCGTGGACCCCCAGAAAACAAG AGTCCTGACCCTGGTCGCAAGAAATCAAAAG GCGTGGCGACGCGGCTGAGCCGCCGGCGGGTGTCATGCCGGGAGCTGGGCCTGCCCGACTGTGACGGCTGGCTCCTGCTGCGCAAGGTGCCCAGTGGCTTCATGGGTCCTCGCTGGCGCCGCTGCTGGTTCGTGCTCAAGAGACACACACTCTACTGGTACCGCCAGCCCCAG GACGAGAAGGCTGAGGGCCTCATCAATGTCTCCAACTACAGTCTGGAAAGTGGGCATgaccagaagaaaaaata TGTGTTCCAGCTCACTCATGATGTGTACAAACCCTTCATCTTCGCTGCTGATACCCTGACAGATCTGAGCAT GTGGGTGCGCCATCTCATAACCTGCATTTCCAAGTACCAGTCTCCGGGCCGGGCCTCCCTACCCCGAGAGGAAG ACTGCTACAGTGAGACGGAAGCAGAAGACCCCGATGATGAGGTTGGGTCCCTCTCATCCTCG CCCGGCGCTGCCCAAGCTGCGGGTCCACTCCATGGAGACATGTCACCTGCAGCCTCCCCTGCACAGGGCAGCCCGCAGACCTCCTTTGGCCTTCCGGCAG ACAACAGTGACAGGGCATTGGAAGGAATGGTACGGGGACTGAGGCAGGGTGGTCTGTCCCTCCTGGGCCAGCCACAGCCCTTCACTCATGAACAATGGCGGAGCTCTTTCATGCGGCGCAACCGCGACCCCCAGCTCAATGAGCGAGTGCACCGTGTGAGGACACTACAGAGCACCCTCAAG GCAAAGCTGCAAGAACTGCAGGCCCTGGAGGAAGTGCTAGGCGACCCCGAGCTGACTGGAGAGAAGTTCCGACGGTGGAAAGAGCAGAACCAGGAGCTCTACTCAGAGAgtctgggggcctggggagcagTGCAGGCTGAGAGCAGCTCCCAAGTCCTGACCTCTGACTCCAGAGAACAGTCTTCTCAccccctgacctctgaccctgaAGAGCACTCCCATCTCAGCGCCCTGACCTCAGAGAGCAACCTCCAACCTCCTGATCTCTGA
- the C5H1orf232 gene encoding uncharacterized protein C1orf232 homolog, with translation MNQTFWKTYKSKVLQTLSGESEEDLTEEKENPALVEPETAEPTPEALNPMSQLARRVQGVGVKGWLTMSSLFNKEDEDKLLPPEPCADHPLAARPSAQVAVAEAEAEAEPRGPGFWDAFASRWQQQQAAAAAVLRSAEPTPERVPEAGEEATEEAAQRAEPQEADTAADFKWGFLTHKLAEMRLKVAPKGD, from the exons ATGAACCAGACCTTCTGGAAAACCTACAAATCCAAAGTGCTACAGACCCTGAGCGGGGAATCTGAGGAGGACCTGACAGAAGAG AAGGAGAACCCAGCCTTAGTGGAGCCTGAGACAGCAGAGCCGACCCCAGAGGCCTTGAATCCCATGTCACAGCTGGCCCGCCGG gtTCAGGGGGTCGGGGTGAAAGGCTGGCTAACAATGTCGTCTCTGTTTAACAAAGAAGATGAGGACAAGCTGCTGCCACCGGAACCCTGTGCTGacca CCCGCTAGCTGCACGGCCCTCGGCGCAAGTGGCGGTGGccgaggcagaggcagaggcggaGCCGCGCGGGCCAGGATTCTGGGATGCGTtcgccagcaggtggcagcagcagcaggccgCCGCGGCGGCTGTGCTGCGCAGCGCGGAACCCACCCCAGAGCGGGTCCCCGAAGCCGGGGAAGAGGCCACGGAGGAGGCCGCCCAGCGCGCGGAGCCACAGGAGGCCGACACGGCTGCTGACTTCAAGTGGGGCTTCCTCACTCACAAACTGGCCGAGATGAGGTTGAAGGTTGCGCCCAAAGGTGACTAG
- the ZNF593 gene encoding zinc finger protein 593, translating to MGRSRRTGAHRAHSLARQMKAKRRLPDLDEIHRELRPQVPSRPRPDPGAQPDPDLPGGGLHRCLACARYFIDSANLKTHFRSKDHKKRLKQLSVEPYTQEEAERAAGMGSYVPPQRLAVPTEISTEVPEMDTST from the exons ATGGGTCGCTCCCGCCGCACTGGTGCGCACCGAGCGCACTCCCTGGCCCGCCAGATGAAGGCGAAGCGACGGTTGCCGGATCTGGACGAGATTCACCGCGAGCTGCGGCCCCAGGTTCCCTCACGGCCCCGGCCAGACCCAGGTGCCCAACCCGACCCTGACTTGCCAGGGGGCGGCCTGCATCGCTGTCTGGCCTGTGC GAGGTACTTCATCGATTCCGCCAACCTGAAGACCCACTTCCGATCCAAAGACCACAAGAAAAG GTTAAAGCAGCTGAGTGTGGAACCCTACACTCAGGAAGAAGCTGAGAGGGCAGCGGGCATGGGCTCTTATGTGCCCCCCCAGCGGCTGGCAGTGCCCACAGAAATATCCACTGAGGTCCCTGAGATGGACACGTCTACCTGA
- the CNKSR1 gene encoding connector enhancer of kinase suppressor of ras 1 isoform X1 — MEPVETWTPGKVAAWLRGLDDSLQDYCFEDWQLPGKYLLQLCPRSLEALTVWPLGHQELILEGVEQLRALSSGLQTENLQSLTEGLLEGTRVFQSLVKGRLEGCDEPPTDVLSAAVDLVREARALLFWLNRYLFSHLNDFSTCQEIGELCRKLGQALQEDCPAAEKESQVLRICSHVTGICHNILSCSPQELLEQKAVLERVQLDNPSGLEIHTTGNCLHFVSRVGTQVRSNFRLQILPGDEIVQVNEQVVVGWPHKNVVRELFREPAGVSLVLKKVPVPETPPKTPPQTPGSPELRVPSPALGPLSPGAPSEDVFDFNLASNLSPGLSPASIDSVSLDPEPLLSAPAPPATVPAGVAEARGPPENKSPDPGRKKSKGVATRLSRRRVSCRELGLPDCDGWLLLRKVPSGFMGPRWRRCWFVLKRHTLYWYRQPQDEKAEGLINVSNYSLESGHDQKKKYVFQLTHDVYKPFIFAADTLTDLSMWVRHLITCISKYQSPGRASLPREEDCYSETEAEDPDDEVGSLSSSPGAAQAAGPLHGDMSPAASPAQGSPQTSFGLPADNSDRALEGMVRGLRQGGLSLLGQPQPFTHEQWRSSFMRRNRDPQLNERVHRVRTLQSTLKAKLQELQALEEVLGDPELTGEKFRRWKEQNQELYSESLGAWGAVQAESSSQVLTSDSREQSSHPLTSDPEEHSHLSALTSESNLQPPDL, encoded by the exons ATGGAGCCAGTAGAGACCTGGACCCCCGGGAAGGTGGCAGCCTGGCTAAGAG GCCTCGATGATTCCCTGCAGGACTATTGCTTTGAGGACTGGCAGCTGCCTGGCAAGTATCTGCTCCAGCTCTGCCCCCGTAGTCTGGAGGCTCTGACCGTGTGGCCTCTGGGCCACCAGGAGCTCATCCTGGAAGGGGTGGAACAGCTCCGAGCCCTG AGCTCTGGGCTCCAGACAGAGAACCTGCAGAGCCTGACCgaggggctgctggaggggaCCCGTGTCTTCCAGAGCTTAGTAAAAGGCCGCTTGGAGGGCTGTGACGAACCCCCCACTGATGTCCTCAGTGCGGCTGTGGATCTGGTGCGTGAGGCCCGTGCCCTTCTCTTCTGGCTCAACAG GTACCTCTTCTCCCACTTAAATGACTTCTCGACCTGCCAAGAGATTGGGGAGTTGTGCAGGAAGCTGGGCCAGGCCTTGCAGGAG GACTGTCCAGCAGCTGAGAAGGAGAGCCAAGTCCTGAGGATT TGCAGCCACGTGACTGGGATCTGCCACAACATCCTGAGCTGCAGCCCCCAGGAACTGCTGGAGCAGAAGGCCGTGCTAGAGCGTGTACAGCTGGACAATCCTTCG ggccTGGAAATCCACACCACCGGCAACTGCCTGCACTTCGTGTCCCGAGTGGGCACCCAG GTCCGCTCCAACTTCCGGCTGCAGATCCTGCCTGGAGATGAGATTGTCCAGGTCAACGAGCAGGTGGTG GTGGGCTGGCCCCATAAGAACGTGGTGAGGGAGCTGTTCCGGGAGCCAGCCGGGGTCAGCCTGGTGCTGAAGAAGGTCCCAGTGCCCGAGACACCCCCAAAG ACTCCTCCTCAGACCCCGGGCTCCCCAGAGCTGAGGGTCCCATCACCGGCTCTGGGCCCACTGTCTCCCGG GGCCCCATCCGAAGACGTCTTTGACTTCAACCTGGCTTCAAACCTGAGTCCTGGGCTCAGCCCTGCCTCAATAG ACTCTGTCTCCCTTGACCCTGAGCCCCTGCTCAgtgcccctgcacccccagccacAGTCCCAGCAGGGGTAGCAGAGGCTCGTGGACCCCCAGAAAACAAG AGTCCTGACCCTGGTCGCAAGAAATCAAAAG GCGTGGCGACGCGGCTGAGCCGCCGGCGGGTGTCATGCCGGGAGCTGGGCCTGCCCGACTGTGACGGCTGGCTCCTGCTGCGCAAGGTGCCCAGTGGCTTCATGGGTCCTCGCTGGCGCCGCTGCTGGTTCGTGCTCAAGAGACACACACTCTACTGGTACCGCCAGCCCCAG GACGAGAAGGCTGAGGGCCTCATCAATGTCTCCAACTACAGTCTGGAAAGTGGGCATgaccagaagaaaaaata TGTGTTCCAGCTCACTCATGATGTGTACAAACCCTTCATCTTCGCTGCTGATACCCTGACAGATCTGAGCAT GTGGGTGCGCCATCTCATAACCTGCATTTCCAAGTACCAGTCTCCGGGCCGGGCCTCCCTACCCCGAGAGGAAG ACTGCTACAGTGAGACGGAAGCAGAAGACCCCGATGATGAGGTTGGGTCCCTCTCATCCTCG CCCGGCGCTGCCCAAGCTGCGGGTCCACTCCATGGAGACATGTCACCTGCAGCCTCCCCTGCACAGGGCAGCCCGCAGACCTCCTTTGGCCTTCCGGCAG ACAACAGTGACAGGGCATTGGAAGGAATGGTACGGGGACTGAGGCAGGGTGGTCTGTCCCTCCTGGGCCAGCCACAGCCCTTCACTCATGAACAATGGCGGAGCTCTTTCATGCGGCGCAACCGCGACCCCCAGCTCAATGAGCGAGTGCACCGTGTGAGGACACTACAGAGCACCCTCAAG GCAAAGCTGCAAGAACTGCAGGCCCTGGAGGAAGTGCTAGGCGACCCCGAGCTGACTGGAGAGAAGTTCCGACGGTGGAAAGAGCAGAACCAGGAGCTCTACTCAGAGAgtctgggggcctggggagcagTGCAGGCTGAGAGCAGCTCCCAAGTCCTGACCTCTGACTCCAGAGAACAGTCTTCTCAccccctgacctctgaccctgaAGAGCACTCCCATCTCAGCGCCCTGACCTCAGAGAGCAACCTCCAACCTCCTGATCTCTGA